A stretch of Methanosphaerula palustris E1-9c DNA encodes these proteins:
- a CDS encoding MBL fold metallo-hydrolase: MKILHVRHATSLLTYAGSRILTDPVFSEKEQYPPIPLTPNRRRNPLVDLNTPMDKLLDVDMVLSTHTHGDHFDDRARELLDKKIELICQPEDVKTLGSSGFQNIIPVDESITIRNIEITRVKAHHGTGVTGEIMGPSSGYILSSKNEPTLYITGDTVFHESISETIEKFHPDILIINAGSPKFLNSSHIVMNIIDVEETLRIDPNLTFIIVHLDTFNHCIETREDLHEYFTPARLAEIGVKKFFIPEDNELLEFS; encoded by the coding sequence ATGAAAATATTACATGTACGACATGCTACGTCCCTACTGACCTATGCGGGTTCTAGGATTCTCACCGATCCGGTTTTCAGCGAAAAAGAACAGTATCCCCCGATTCCATTAACACCGAACAGGAGAAGAAATCCACTTGTCGACCTGAATACTCCAATGGATAAGTTGCTGGATGTTGATATGGTTCTCTCCACCCATACGCACGGGGATCATTTCGACGATCGGGCACGAGAACTGCTGGATAAAAAAATTGAACTCATCTGTCAGCCTGAAGATGTGAAGACATTGGGTTCATCTGGATTTCAAAACATCATCCCTGTTGATGAATCTATAACGATCAGAAATATCGAGATCACCCGGGTCAAAGCACACCATGGAACGGGAGTTACAGGAGAGATTATGGGACCCAGCAGTGGGTATATCCTATCATCGAAGAATGAACCGACCCTGTACATCACAGGAGATACAGTCTTTCATGAATCGATTTCGGAAACCATCGAAAAATTCCATCCAGATATTTTAATAATAAATGCAGGCTCTCCCAAATTCCTGAACAGCAGTCATATTGTGATGAACATCATCGATGTTGAAGAGACGCTCAGAATCGATCCCAATCTCACCTTTATCATCGTCCATCTCGACACATTCAATCACTGTATCGAGACACGGGAAGACCTGCATGAATATTTTACACCTGCACGGCTTGCAGAAATTGGTGTTAAAAAATTCTTTATCCCCGAGGATAACGAGTTATTGGAATTTTCATGA
- a CDS encoding MFS transporter: MSDAEPVRNVPMIMGSVMLGLFLSAMDGTIVSTVMPTIAHQLQGMDLYVWPFTVYMLASTVAIIIFGKISDIFGRKPVYLLGIGIFLAGSMLSGLSATMSEMILCRGIQGVGGGIIVAISFVMVSEIFPVWERGKYLGILASVFGIASIIGPILGGVITETIGWPWVFYLNIPIGLLSAVLIKTKFPNMPAVSPSGDIDYRGIICFIALMIPLFLGLSLAGVVYPWVSLEIIGLLGLSVLLLFIFIRIERNARHPILPIDLYKNRVFQISMGAVFLGNSLFYAGIIYLPLFVQDVIKTTASGAGLVITPMIISLILSANITGRLIARTRRYKYLALSGFLFLGIAISILTMVRIDTPITVLILASILLGYGMGVMFPTFSVAAQNAFSVKEIGVITSSLQFSQNMGATLITPLFGIIISTALNSSKKLTDYSLVPADLLSHAISLVFDACLGIVILAILVTLLLKNDLIAPRSPQA, from the coding sequence ATGTCTGATGCTGAACCGGTGCGGAACGTCCCGATGATCATGGGAAGCGTGATGCTCGGTCTCTTCCTTTCAGCGATGGACGGAACGATCGTCAGTACCGTGATGCCGACGATTGCACATCAACTTCAGGGGATGGACCTCTATGTCTGGCCGTTTACGGTCTACATGCTTGCATCGACCGTTGCCATCATCATCTTTGGAAAGATATCGGATATATTTGGACGAAAACCAGTGTATCTCCTGGGAATCGGAATATTTCTCGCTGGGTCCATGCTATCCGGTTTGTCGGCCACGATGAGTGAAATGATCCTCTGTCGGGGAATTCAGGGAGTTGGAGGAGGGATCATTGTTGCCATCTCGTTCGTCATGGTCTCTGAAATATTCCCTGTCTGGGAGCGGGGGAAGTATCTTGGGATCCTGGCATCGGTATTCGGGATAGCGAGTATCATCGGCCCGATCCTCGGCGGTGTGATCACGGAGACGATTGGATGGCCCTGGGTTTTTTATCTGAATATTCCGATAGGTCTCCTCTCTGCAGTCCTCATCAAAACAAAGTTCCCGAATATGCCGGCTGTTTCCCCTTCAGGAGATATCGATTATCGAGGGATCATCTGTTTTATCGCTCTGATGATCCCGCTCTTCCTCGGTCTCTCCCTGGCCGGTGTGGTCTATCCCTGGGTCTCTCTTGAAATTATCGGTCTCCTCGGGTTGTCTGTTCTCCTCCTCTTCATCTTCATCAGGATAGAACGAAACGCCAGACATCCGATCCTTCCCATCGATCTCTATAAAAACCGTGTATTCCAGATCTCGATGGGGGCAGTGTTCCTTGGGAACTCGCTCTTCTATGCCGGCATCATCTATCTCCCCCTCTTCGTCCAGGATGTGATCAAGACTACCGCCAGTGGAGCCGGCCTGGTCATCACACCGATGATCATCTCACTGATCCTCTCGGCGAACATCACCGGACGGCTGATAGCACGGACCCGACGGTATAAATACCTCGCATTATCGGGATTCCTGTTCCTGGGGATCGCTATCTCCATCCTTACTATGGTCCGGATCGATACGCCGATCACGGTACTGATCCTCGCCTCGATCCTCCTCGGGTACGGGATGGGAGTTATGTTTCCAACTTTCTCGGTAGCGGCCCAGAATGCCTTTTCTGTAAAGGAGATCGGGGTGATCACCTCCTCCCTCCAGTTCTCCCAGAACATGGGGGCTACCTTGATCACCCCGCTGTTCGGCATTATCATCTCCACTGCTCTGAACTCGTCAAAGAAACTGACCGATTATTCTCTCGTGCCGGCTGACCTGCTCAGCCATGCTATATCACTGGTCTTCGACGCCTGTCTTGGTATTGTGATTCTGGCGATTCTGGTCACACTTCTATTGAAGAATGACCTTATCGCGCCACGCAGTCCTCAGGCATGA
- a CDS encoding nucleoside-triphosphatase, whose protein sequence is MTNGSPGSVDQRPPVFIITGDPGEGKTSFLMRVLAVLSAEGLQIRGIAAPGHICNGRRSGFTIQDLGTGISRELCSVIPSFESEHLGRFYFRPDGLSLGHRALHLDPRETTDLLVIDEVGRFELRGAVWADSIDRIVTMPYPPMIWTVRRSLVDAIAERWPMTSQVVVDIRSASHEAVVSELLETVERYRAEIL, encoded by the coding sequence ATGACGAACGGATCTCCAGGATCGGTCGACCAGAGACCGCCGGTATTCATCATCACCGGCGACCCGGGTGAGGGAAAGACCAGTTTTCTCATGAGGGTTCTGGCAGTCCTCTCCGCAGAAGGTCTGCAGATCAGAGGGATCGCAGCCCCTGGCCATATCTGCAATGGTCGCCGGTCGGGTTTCACGATTCAGGATCTGGGGACGGGAATCTCCAGGGAACTCTGTTCGGTGATCCCCTCTTTTGAGTCTGAACATCTCGGACGGTTTTATTTTCGACCCGACGGGCTCTCTCTCGGACACCGGGCGCTCCACCTCGATCCCCGTGAAACCACCGACCTCCTCGTCATCGACGAGGTGGGGCGGTTCGAACTCAGAGGGGCAGTCTGGGCGGACTCAATCGATCGTATCGTCACGATGCCCTATCCTCCCATGATCTGGACGGTGAGGCGCAGTCTGGTGGATGCGATCGCTGAGAGATGGCCGATGACCAGTCAGGTCGTCGTGGACATCCGATCGGCCAGTCACGAGGCGGTGGTCTCTGAACTTCTTGAGACGGTGGAGAGATATCGGGCAGAAATCCTGTAA
- a CDS encoding ATP-binding cassette domain-containing protein — MIEVRNLRTYYSSGILRRTEVRAVDGVSLEIEKGTTLGLVGESGCGKTTLGRSLLRLIEPTDGQVFIDGVEITGLSRSELRRFRPRMQMIFQDAYASLNPRIRMYDSIAEPLRLMKRGDRAGIDRRVRELIARVGLNEDLLNRRPYELSGGQNQRVVLARILSLEPDFIVADEPTSSLDVSVQAQILTLFRALARDCDTTCLFISHDIGVIRAMSDQVAIMVKGRIVEIGPTSDVLDHPCHWYTRRLVAASTRDADVPPSLPESPSGGMPEMVEVHPGHWVEVRA; from the coding sequence ATGATAGAGGTTCGTAATTTAAGGACGTATTATTCGTCAGGAATTCTCCGCCGGACTGAGGTTCGGGCGGTCGACGGGGTCTCGTTGGAGATTGAGAAGGGAACGACCCTCGGACTGGTCGGAGAGAGCGGATGCGGGAAGACGACCCTCGGTCGTTCCCTTCTCCGCCTGATCGAACCCACTGATGGGCAGGTCTTCATCGACGGGGTCGAGATCACGGGGCTCTCTCGTTCAGAACTTCGCAGGTTCAGACCGAGGATGCAGATGATCTTCCAGGATGCCTACGCCTCGCTCAACCCGAGGATACGCATGTACGACAGTATCGCAGAGCCGCTCAGACTTATGAAACGCGGGGACCGGGCAGGTATCGATCGACGGGTGAGAGAACTGATCGCAAGGGTCGGGCTGAACGAGGACCTCTTGAACCGCAGACCGTACGAGCTCTCAGGGGGGCAGAACCAGCGGGTGGTCCTGGCCCGCATTCTCTCCCTGGAACCCGATTTCATCGTGGCAGACGAACCCACCTCGAGCCTCGACGTCTCGGTTCAGGCCCAGATCCTCACGCTCTTTCGCGCACTGGCACGGGATTGCGATACGACCTGCCTCTTCATCTCTCACGACATCGGCGTCATCAGGGCGATGAGCGATCAGGTCGCCATCATGGTGAAGGGGAGGATCGTGGAGATCGGACCGACCTCAGACGTCCTCGATCACCCCTGCCACTGGTACACTCGTCGACTCGTTGCCGCATCGACCAGAGATGCCGATGTTCCCCCATCTCTCCCGGAGTCTCCCTCTGGCGGAATGCCCGAGATGGTCGAGGTGCACCCTGGTCACTGGGTTGAGGTGAGGGCATGA
- a CDS encoding ABC transporter ATP-binding protein → MTPDDPLLQIRGLKIGFPTIDGLVMASDTVDLTIRAGETLALLGETGSGKTVLGMAIPRLLQPNTRIEGEILFRGRDLLSVSEREMEKIRGKEIAVVLQNSGTSLNPVLRVGDQIAEAIMLHCTLDRTDADAAALHLLRAAQISDPTSTARAYPHRLSGGMQERALIALALACSPSVLIADEPTRGLDPVTKREILGLFGEINQDRSVLFITHDIDAAATIASRVAVMYAGEIVELGPVDAVLTAPAHPYTRGLLASLPERGMQPIPGSAPSSLHLPTGCRFSPRCSCAGRRCEREHPELIEIGSGQFARCLVYYDRGS, encoded by the coding sequence ATGACCCCCGACGATCCCCTCCTCCAGATCAGAGGACTGAAGATCGGTTTTCCCACCATCGACGGCCTGGTGATGGCATCCGATACGGTCGATCTCACGATCCGGGCAGGAGAGACGCTCGCGCTTCTCGGTGAGACGGGATCGGGGAAGACGGTGCTTGGCATGGCGATTCCCCGTCTTCTCCAGCCGAACACCCGGATCGAAGGGGAGATCCTGTTCCGCGGCAGAGACCTTCTCTCCGTCTCCGAGAGGGAGATGGAGAAGATCAGGGGGAAGGAGATCGCCGTGGTTCTCCAGAATTCAGGAACATCGCTCAACCCGGTGCTCAGGGTCGGCGACCAGATCGCCGAGGCGATCATGCTTCATTGCACACTGGACAGGACAGACGCAGATGCGGCGGCGTTACATCTCCTCCGTGCCGCACAGATCTCAGATCCCACCAGCACTGCCCGAGCGTATCCGCATCGGCTCAGCGGCGGAATGCAGGAACGTGCGCTCATCGCCCTCGCACTCGCCTGCAGTCCGTCCGTCCTGATCGCTGACGAGCCGACGCGGGGACTGGACCCGGTGACAAAACGGGAGATTCTCGGTCTGTTTGGAGAGATCAATCAGGACCGTTCGGTCCTCTTCATCACCCATGACATTGATGCCGCCGCGACCATCGCCTCGCGTGTCGCGGTGATGTACGCCGGAGAGATCGTCGAGCTCGGGCCGGTCGATGCGGTCCTCACCGCCCCTGCACATCCGTACACCCGCGGTCTCCTGGCATCCTTACCCGAGAGGGGTATGCAGCCGATCCCGGGATCAGCTCCCTCCTCTCTCCATCTCCCGACCGGGTGCAGGTTCTCCCCCCGGTGTTCCTGCGCGGGTAGACGATGTGAGAGAGAACATCCCGAACTCATCGAGATCGGCTCAGGTCAGTTTGCACGGTGTCTGGTTTACTATGATAGAGGTTCGTAA
- a CDS encoding ABC transporter permease — protein sequence MYCAVALFAPVIAPFDPLASSDLPLVHPDATHLLGTNDLAQDIFSMLIWGTRATLILGFLGAVVSTALGTTVGIVTGYYRGWTDEVIMRILDVIMTIPSFPLLLLLTFFFSPGIYLTAVIMGLLGSFNCVRIIRAQTLSLAAADFIIGTKALGARDGYIMVRHILPNILPLVGMKFVTSAQHFMLVGIGLGFLGMADPNVVDWGQMIERASTNGGITLGLWWWLIPPGLAVTGISLALAWFAYALEDEMNPHLQVMRI from the coding sequence GTGTACTGTGCGGTGGCCCTCTTTGCGCCAGTGATCGCCCCCTTCGATCCCCTAGCAAGTTCAGACCTGCCTCTGGTCCATCCGGACGCCACACATCTCCTCGGAACAAACGATCTTGCCCAGGATATCTTCAGTATGCTGATCTGGGGTACGAGAGCGACGCTGATCCTCGGTTTTCTCGGCGCCGTGGTCTCGACCGCCCTCGGTACGACCGTCGGCATCGTCACCGGGTATTACCGGGGCTGGACCGACGAAGTGATCATGCGGATTCTCGACGTGATCATGACCATTCCCTCGTTCCCACTCCTGCTCCTCCTCACCTTCTTCTTCAGTCCAGGGATTTATCTGACCGCGGTGATCATGGGTCTTCTTGGCAGTTTCAATTGTGTGCGGATCATCAGGGCCCAGACCCTCTCCCTTGCCGCAGCCGATTTCATCATCGGAACGAAGGCGCTCGGTGCCCGCGACGGATATATCATGGTCCGGCACATCCTCCCGAACATTCTCCCCCTCGTCGGCATGAAGTTCGTGACGTCGGCTCAACATTTCATGCTCGTCGGAATCGGACTGGGTTTCCTCGGCATGGCAGATCCGAATGTCGTGGACTGGGGGCAGATGATCGAGAGGGCGAGCACGAACGGCGGGATCACCCTCGGTCTCTGGTGGTGGCTGATCCCGCCGGGCCTGGCTGTGACGGGCATATCCCTCGCCCTTGCATGGTTCGCCTATGCTCTGGAGGACGAGATGAATCCACATCTCCAGGTGATGCGAATATGA
- a CDS encoding ABC transporter permease: MRASYLLRRLLYSGLAFGVSITITFVILHLIPGDFITQYLKAFYVIAPPEVVTAYNHAYGLDRPLIDQYFSYLLGVFQGDWGYSLSYDRPVLDVIDEKLIWTLVILLPATVLSSIAGIAIGAYSGWRRGSKADIALLNGMIFLRAIPSYWLALMILLIFAFYLKLFPLGGYVSLSALNTGIDPLNVLTHAALPILTLFLFSVTGTYYLMRNSILMTAGEDYITTARAKGLNNQQILRRHALRNALLPMMTMVALQCAGMIGGSIFIETIFSWPGLGLLTYESLKVRDLPLLQGILLIDTLIIIVANICVDLIYPYIDPRVEVGDDLQP; encoded by the coding sequence ATGAGAGCGTCATATCTTCTGCGAAGGCTTCTGTACTCAGGGCTTGCCTTTGGTGTCAGCATCACGATCACCTTTGTCATCCTCCACCTCATTCCGGGGGACTTCATCACCCAGTACCTGAAGGCGTTCTACGTGATTGCGCCGCCTGAGGTCGTCACTGCATACAACCACGCCTACGGTCTGGACCGTCCGCTCATCGACCAGTACTTCAGTTATCTTCTTGGTGTATTTCAGGGAGACTGGGGATATTCTCTCAGTTACGACAGGCCGGTTCTGGATGTGATCGATGAGAAACTGATCTGGACGCTGGTGATCCTGCTACCGGCGACAGTCCTCTCCAGCATCGCCGGCATTGCGATCGGAGCTTATTCTGGATGGAGACGTGGTTCAAAGGCCGATATCGCCCTCCTGAACGGGATGATCTTTCTCAGAGCGATCCCCTCATACTGGCTCGCTCTCATGATCCTCCTGATCTTCGCCTTTTACCTCAAGCTCTTTCCGCTCGGAGGGTATGTGAGTCTCAGCGCCCTCAACACGGGGATCGATCCCCTCAACGTGCTGACTCACGCCGCTCTGCCGATCCTCACGCTCTTCCTCTTCTCGGTGACCGGGACGTACTATCTGATGCGAAACTCGATACTGATGACGGCCGGGGAGGATTACATCACCACGGCCCGGGCGAAGGGCCTGAACAACCAGCAGATACTTCGGCGTCATGCCCTGAGAAACGCCCTGCTCCCGATGATGACGATGGTCGCCTTACAGTGTGCCGGGATGATCGGCGGGAGCATCTTTATCGAGACGATCTTCTCCTGGCCGGGTCTCGGACTGCTCACCTATGAATCCCTCAAGGTTCGCGACCTCCCCCTGCTCCAGGGGATCCTGCTCATCGACACGCTGATCATCATTGTTGCCAACATCTGTGTCGATCTGATCTATCCGTACATCGATCCACGCGTGGAGGTGGGGGACGATCTCCAACCATAA
- a CDS encoding ABC transporter substrate-binding protein, with amino-acid sequence MSERRGPSAFFVCCSILFLILICCMPVSAGIPCDTNGDGVVSEDELSTGILDYLNAPSAAGPATLDKADLSLAAHNTLHIPYGQLVVAVDSENELLPRAYIDEKGVPEDSLIYEGFVTRARDKEDLGWLASSWEHSADGKTWTFHIPSGSTWQDGVPVTANDAVFSYQYLNDKGLKNRNVLSNVTNVTALNNTTVVYSLDICMPQFPDLLATGPGIAIFPEHIWSSISNPNKESDPDYIGSGPFMYNSSISGDSYKLEAYRGYHGSVPYVNTIVRKLYSSEDTRVLALKNGDVDFVSDLAPATAHSLQGVNGIGVTTIPAGGKSFEVAFNLDIYPANNTLFREALSHAVNRDRMCQLIDRQATEATSTAFLIPALAGDQVNNATNDRYGYDLTAAKALLAQAGFTLKTENGKNILYGPDSQVVTITIPLGGKASANGVDEKIVQVLKEDWETALGITLTVENLKADDDQYDKRIDGDAVRIDGMPSYFHDDIARLNNFQSSPLGKNYYHFDNGSFNELIDTLQNTVEESQRKAIGDQLQEILVEQIPCIPVCSMDAFDAYRSDRFYGFDSLIHKDGGDINIFSHVKPASTEVNR; translated from the coding sequence ATGAGTGAAAGAAGAGGACCCAGTGCGTTCTTCGTCTGCTGTTCGATCCTGTTTCTGATCCTCATCTGCTGCATGCCAGTCTCCGCCGGGATCCCGTGCGATACGAATGGCGACGGGGTTGTCTCTGAGGACGAACTCTCGACAGGAATTCTGGATTATCTGAACGCACCCTCTGCGGCCGGTCCCGCCACGCTCGATAAGGCAGATCTCTCCCTCGCGGCTCACAACACCCTGCACATCCCGTACGGCCAACTCGTCGTAGCGGTCGACAGCGAAAATGAACTCCTGCCGAGGGCATATATCGATGAAAAAGGGGTTCCAGAAGATTCTCTCATCTATGAGGGGTTCGTTACCAGAGCGCGTGACAAGGAAGATCTCGGCTGGCTGGCGTCTTCGTGGGAGCACTCTGCCGATGGAAAAACCTGGACGTTTCATATCCCGTCAGGGTCAACCTGGCAGGACGGCGTTCCCGTCACCGCGAACGACGCTGTCTTCTCATACCAGTATCTCAACGATAAGGGACTCAAGAACAGGAACGTCCTGTCGAATGTCACCAATGTGACGGCTCTCAACAACACGACCGTGGTCTATTCCCTGGATATCTGCATGCCGCAGTTCCCCGACCTTCTTGCGACCGGACCGGGCATTGCGATCTTCCCGGAACATATCTGGTCGTCCATCTCAAATCCAAATAAGGAATCTGATCCTGATTACATCGGTTCCGGTCCTTTCATGTACAATTCGAGCATCTCAGGAGATTCCTACAAACTTGAAGCATATCGGGGGTATCATGGATCGGTACCGTATGTCAACACGATTGTTCGAAAACTCTACTCCTCTGAAGATACCAGGGTCCTTGCCCTGAAGAACGGGGATGTCGACTTCGTATCAGATCTGGCTCCGGCCACCGCCCACTCGCTCCAGGGAGTGAACGGGATAGGAGTGACGACAATTCCCGCCGGAGGTAAGTCCTTCGAAGTCGCGTTCAACCTCGACATCTATCCGGCGAACAACACGCTCTTTCGGGAGGCTCTCAGCCATGCTGTGAACAGGGACAGGATGTGTCAGCTGATCGACCGGCAGGCAACCGAGGCGACCAGTACGGCATTTCTGATCCCCGCCCTCGCCGGCGACCAGGTGAACAACGCCACGAACGACAGGTACGGCTACGACCTCACCGCAGCAAAAGCGCTGCTCGCCCAGGCCGGCTTCACCCTAAAGACCGAGAACGGGAAGAACATCCTCTACGGACCGGACAGCCAGGTGGTCACGATCACCATCCCGCTCGGCGGCAAAGCCTCGGCCAACGGTGTCGACGAGAAGATCGTCCAGGTGCTCAAGGAGGACTGGGAGACAGCGCTCGGCATCACACTCACCGTCGAGAACCTCAAGGCCGATGACGATCAGTATGACAAACGGATCGACGGAGACGCAGTCCGTATCGACGGCATGCCGAGTTACTTCCACGACGACATCGCCCGCCTGAATAATTTCCAGTCGAGTCCGCTTGGCAAGAATTACTACCACTTCGACAACGGATCCTTCAACGAACTGATCGACACCCTCCAGAATACCGTGGAGGAGTCACAGAGAAAGGCGATAGGAGACCAGCTTCAGGAGATCCTCGTCGAGCAGATCCCCTGCATACCGGTCTGTTCGATGGACGCCTTCGATGCCTACCGTTCCGACCGGTTCTACGGTTTCGATTCCCTGATACATAAGGACGGGGGCGATATCAACATCTTCTCACATGTCAAGCCTGCGAGTACGGAGGTGAACAGGTAG
- a CDS encoding PKD domain-containing protein, translated as MRSTYALLLLVLVLVLAAPVAAAQTTDVQVIHYAGDGTTVANQETVNVSWMESNLPVFGDGATPYLLQGPMLNITNYSDPAKWNPAEDTNIDKVDEMIKGTKLVDLCNLVGGMHPGDEVKIIASDGFTKTFPYENVYNPQARQGPMVLAWWTARQGYDYSDGIRLFFGADTSTNPWGLHVYGNQDMKNTLDEKYWAWYGGTDALPNAAQLSNKWIAKVEIVPTSSSNWTNATTVTPTPTATLNWTNTTTVTPTPTATQTSGPVVLFDGNLTLTDGTFPGYAYNSGATHQVQNLTPHGALELASKAANFTYDATDKKWSTLGTFMLDNAGGFNYDNSAAKKAWAYRVNGVWKNDFSSSEGISTYRLNDGDLVEYYYGVNGGAFKDAEAVIRIRISIREPTTIFDGSVTLMNGTFPFYAYNSGTTHNVGNLTVQGALEATAEKGGFTYIATDKKWNDLGTVLLDGVSTYNKTQNLTWAYTQNGVVMNDFSANQGISVQQVKNGDNLVFYYGVKGASLDAATAVVRIRVFVANDVNFTLTLNGAQSATFSKADFEASGNRVEYTDISGTWSGIPLWRLVGLVDDGDPATFNDTLAAQNYQVKITGSDGFNQSLNSSLIARNNNCIVVDRLNGVPLDETGWPLRLVGPSIPSYLSVRMITTIDLIGLTPEKPTVTPTSPTLTPTPTVPPTIGDYPVPDFTLTTPSPMEIMIIDNTTNATSIRYDLGDGTSTAYRNFRYYYWAPGTYTITLTATNAVGTSVKTVSITVPATTPTVTATTTVPTPTPSVTPTEPVTGASFSGIPQATSYGEAIKFTVTPAAGKTIRSTWWTFDRVNHYGTWNSRDINPTFFYPAKGTYTPLVKITYTDGSTDTVELANYITVQ; from the coding sequence ATGAGATCAACCTATGCTCTGCTCCTCCTCGTTCTCGTTCTGGTCCTGGCCGCTCCGGTGGCCGCAGCACAGACGACCGATGTGCAGGTGATCCATTATGCAGGCGACGGCACGACAGTCGCAAACCAGGAGACCGTGAACGTCTCCTGGATGGAGAGCAACCTCCCCGTCTTCGGGGATGGAGCCACACCCTACCTCCTCCAGGGGCCGATGCTGAACATCACCAACTATAGCGATCCTGCTAAGTGGAACCCCGCCGAGGACACCAACATCGATAAGGTGGATGAGATGATCAAGGGGACCAAACTCGTTGATCTCTGCAACCTCGTCGGCGGGATGCATCCCGGCGACGAGGTCAAGATCATCGCCTCAGACGGCTTCACCAAGACCTTCCCCTACGAAAACGTCTACAACCCCCAGGCCCGGCAGGGTCCGATGGTCCTCGCCTGGTGGACGGCCCGCCAGGGATACGACTACTCTGACGGGATCCGACTCTTCTTCGGTGCCGACACCTCGACGAACCCGTGGGGGCTTCATGTCTACGGTAACCAGGACATGAAGAATACCCTTGACGAGAAGTACTGGGCCTGGTATGGCGGTACTGACGCCCTGCCGAATGCGGCGCAGCTCTCGAACAAGTGGATCGCGAAGGTCGAGATCGTCCCGACGTCTTCAAGCAACTGGACAAACGCGACGACCGTCACCCCGACCCCAACAGCCACGCTCAACTGGACAAACACGACGACCGTCACCCCGACCCCAACAGCCACGCAGACCTCCGGGCCGGTCGTCCTCTTCGACGGCAACCTGACGCTGACGGACGGCACCTTCCCGGGCTATGCCTACAACTCGGGAGCGACCCATCAGGTCCAGAACCTGACCCCCCACGGGGCCCTGGAACTCGCCTCAAAGGCTGCTAACTTCACCTACGATGCAACCGACAAGAAGTGGTCGACGCTGGGCACCTTCATGCTCGACAACGCAGGCGGGTTCAATTACGACAACTCTGCCGCGAAGAAGGCCTGGGCATACCGGGTGAACGGAGTCTGGAAGAACGACTTTTCCAGCAGCGAGGGGATCAGCACCTATCGGCTCAACGACGGCGATCTGGTCGAATACTACTATGGCGTCAATGGCGGCGCGTTCAAGGACGCAGAGGCCGTGATCCGGATACGCATCTCCATCCGGGAACCGACGACGATCTTCGACGGGTCAGTGACCCTGATGAATGGAACCTTCCCGTTCTATGCCTACAACTCGGGGACAACCCATAACGTCGGAAACCTGACCGTCCAGGGGGCCCTTGAGGCAACAGCTGAGAAGGGCGGGTTCACCTACATCGCAACCGATAAGAAGTGGAACGATCTCGGCACGGTCCTGCTCGATGGAGTCTCGACCTATAACAAGACTCAGAACCTGACGTGGGCCTACACCCAAAACGGCGTCGTCATGAACGATTTCTCGGCAAACCAGGGGATCAGCGTCCAGCAGGTCAAAAACGGTGACAACCTCGTCTTCTACTACGGGGTCAAGGGCGCCAGCCTCGACGCGGCGACGGCCGTTGTCCGGATTCGGGTCTTTGTCGCGAACGACGTCAACTTCACGCTCACGCTCAACGGTGCACAATCGGCTACGTTCTCCAAGGCCGACTTCGAAGCCTCCGGAAACCGGGTCGAATACACCGACATCTCGGGCACCTGGTCGGGCATCCCGCTCTGGCGCCTCGTCGGACTCGTCGATGACGGCGACCCCGCAACCTTCAACGACACGCTCGCGGCCCAGAATTACCAGGTGAAGATCACCGGCAGTGATGGCTTTAACCAGTCCCTGAACTCGAGCCTCATCGCACGGAACAACAACTGCATCGTCGTCGACCGGTTGAACGGAGTGCCGCTCGACGAGACGGGATGGCCGCTCCGCCTCGTCGGGCCATCCATACCATCCTACCTGTCAGTCCGGATGATCACAACCATCGACCTCATCGGTCTGACACCAGAGAAGCCGACGGTCACACCCACGTCACCCACGCTGACGCCGACACCGACAGTACCCCCCACCATCGGGGATTATCCGGTGCCTGACTTCACGCTGACCACCCCGTCCCCGATGGAGATCATGATCATCGATAATACAACGAATGCCACCTCGATCAGGTACGACCTCGGCGACGGCACGAGCACCGCCTACCGGAACTTCCGGTATTACTACTGGGCACCCGGGACCTACACAATCACGCTGACCGCGACCAATGCTGTCGGTACCTCGGTGAAGACAGTCTCTATCACCGTGCCGGCAACCACGCCAACCGTGACAGCGACGACAACAGTTCCCACACCCACGCCCTCAGTCACGCCGACCGAGCCGGTTACTGGCGCATCGTTCTCCGGTATCCCCCAGGCGACATCATACGGGGAAGCAATCAAATTCACCGTGACTCCAGCGGCCGGGAAGACGATCCGCTCGACCTGGTGGACCTTTGATAGAGTCAATCACTATGGCACCTGGAACTCGCGTGACATCAACCCGACGTTCTTCTACCCTGCGAAGGGGACCTACACGCCGCTCGTGAAGATCACCTACACCGATGGATCGACAGATACCGTCGAGCTGGCGAACTACATCACGGTCCAATAG